In Leptospira stimsonii, a single window of DNA contains:
- a CDS encoding VTT domain-containing protein — protein sequence MKFQKDEIFSYHEKRNFYSGLIFLFTVLIAATFFVLATSGILKLEIPGLSAIQKLVLYVSKEIQKPSLIGVFFTTLFGGLFFFYLPIEFLYIRATYSKLDASDLIALHLLGLLISFSINYFLGRIAARACIKLISPKKFYRMKGFLNRYGVLAIFAFNALPLPAPILSAILGVIRYKKKIFYPVFVVGQLSQSVVILFFVRFVFTGKVF from the coding sequence GTGAAGTTTCAAAAGGATGAGATATTCTCGTATCACGAGAAAAGAAACTTCTATTCCGGTTTAATCTTTCTCTTCACCGTTTTGATCGCGGCGACCTTTTTCGTCTTGGCGACTTCCGGGATTCTTAAATTGGAAATCCCGGGTTTGAGTGCGATTCAGAAACTCGTTCTTTATGTGAGCAAAGAAATTCAAAAACCGAGTTTGATCGGCGTCTTCTTTACGACCCTCTTCGGTGGTTTGTTTTTCTTTTATCTTCCCATCGAATTCTTATACATTCGCGCTACGTATTCCAAACTCGATGCGAGCGATCTCATCGCGCTTCATCTTCTCGGACTTCTGATTTCCTTTTCGATCAATTACTTTCTGGGAAGAATCGCGGCGCGCGCTTGTATCAAACTCATAAGCCCGAAAAAATTTTATAGAATGAAAGGATTTTTAAATCGTTACGGGGTTTTGGCGATTTTCGCTTTCAATGCACTTCCCTTGCCGGCACCGATTTTAAGCGCGATCCTCGGTGTGATCCGTTATAAGAAGAAAATCTTTTATCCGGTTTTTGTTGTAGGGCAACTTTCTCAGTCCGTCGTGATTCTCTTTTTCGTTCGTTTTGTTTTCACTGGAAAAGTTTTTTGA
- a CDS encoding transmembrane 220 family protein, producing the protein MDSRIMKAFSITIILLWILFAALQWNDPDPWLWMPIYLSVVSLYSGFLIYPEKTKIWLRTSLILSAAFSAGTVLAAMQIQNLSFDDEVTRETGGLILSAIVSRIPSYIIRKRESSEVSKG; encoded by the coding sequence ATGGATTCACGAATCATGAAAGCATTTTCGATCACCATTATTCTTCTTTGGATTTTGTTTGCGGCTCTTCAATGGAACGATCCGGATCCTTGGCTCTGGATGCCCATTTATCTAAGCGTCGTTTCATTATATTCAGGATTCTTAATCTATCCTGAGAAAACCAAAATCTGGCTGAGAACTTCTTTGATTCTTTCCGCCGCTTTTTCCGCAGGGACCGTTCTCGCCGCGATGCAGATCCAAAACCTTTCCTTCGACGACGAAGTTACGAGAGAAACGGGAGGTTTGATTCTTTCCGCGATCGTTTCTCGTATTCCGTCTTATATCATTCGGAAGAGAGAATCGAGTGAAGTTTCAAAAGGATGA